The Bosea sp. 685 DNA window GCTCGACGCTTCCGCGCATGCCGCCAGGCTCGGGCGCGTGCTCGACTATCTGCAAGCCGGTGACGCCTATCAGATCAATCTGACCTTCCCGGTCGACTTCCGCTACGATGGCGAGCCGCTCGCGCTTTATGCCGCGTTGCGAGCCAGTCAGCCGGTATCGCATGGGGGGATCGTCGCCTTTGAAGACGCCACGATCCTGTCGGTCTCGCCGGAGCTCTTCCTGGAGGTGGAATCCGGTCGGGCGACGACGCGCCCGATGAAGGGAACTGCGTCGCGTCTCGGCGAACCCGTGGCCGATCGGGTCGCCATGACGGCGCTGCAGGCCGACCCGAAGCAACGCGCTGAAAACCTCATGATCGTCGACCTGTTGCGCAACGATCTGGGGCGGATCAGCGTGCTGGGTTCGGTCGCGGTGCCGAGCCTCTTCAAGGTCGAAACCTACCCCACATTCCACACGCTGACATCGACCGTGACATCCAGCTTGCAGCCCGGCCTTTCGCTCGAAGAGCTCATGCGGGCGGCCTTCCCGTGCGGCTCGATCACCGGTGCACCCAAGCTGCGGGCGATGCAGATCATCCGCGAGATCGAGGACGGTCCGCGGGATGTCTATACCGGAGCGATCGGCGCAATCGCTCCCAATGGCGATCTGCGCTTCAACGTCGCCATTCGCACCGCGGCGATCTTTCCCGATGGGGCAGGGCGCTATGGTGTCGGCGGTGGCATCGTGGCGGATTCAGAGGCCGCGAGCGAATACACTGAGGCCTTGCTCAAGGCCCGCGTCCTGACCGATCTCGCCGAGGATTACGGCCTGATCGAAACATTGCGCTGGTCATCGGAAACGGGTTTCGCACGCCTGCAATTGCATCTCGACCGCCTCGACCGTTCGGCAAGCGCGCTTGGCTTCCATTTCGACCGCCACGATGCGCAAGCCAGGCTCGACAGCCTGGCGGCAACCTTCGACACGCAAGACGATCGGCGCATCCGCCTCGAACTGCGCCGCGACGGGGTTCTCGATGTCGCCGCACCGGTGTTGGCGGAGGAGCCGGAGCGACGGCTCGGCGTCATCGTCGCAGCCGACAGGACCGACGCCGCCGATCCCTTCCTACGGCACAAGACGACGCGCCGCCGGCTCTTTGAGGCCGCCTACGCGGCGGCGCTCATGCAGGGAGCCGATGAGGCGATCTTCCTGAACCGCGCCGGCTTCGTGACGGAATCGGCGCGCAGCACCATCTTTGTCGAGCGGGGCGGGATCCTGCTGACGCCGCCGCTGAGCGATGGCGTCTTGCCGGGCGTGCTACGCCAAAGCCTGATCGAAAGCGGCGAAGCCATTGAGCAACAACTCGTATTTGATGATCTTGCGCGCGCGGAGCGCTGGTTCCTGGGCAACAGCTTGCGCGGACTGAGACATGCTCAACTCGGGAACCTATAGCGACGCTTTGGGAGAAGCCGGAGATCGCGGGCGAGGATGAATTGGAACAGGCCTGACCGGCGGGGGGTTACAGTCTTGCTCGCGCCGATCGACGCGTTTCCTGCCGTGGCTGCATATGTCCGGCACGGCTTCATGATCGACCAAAACTCAGCAAGGAGAAGCTCGCGATGAAAGACAGCGTCAAGGAGAACATGGAGGTCATCGGGGCCGACGGTGTGCGTGTCGGGACGGTCGATCACTTCGAGGGCGGCCGCATCAAGCTCAAGATGAGCGACAGCTACGGGAAGCACGAGGGCCATCATCATTACATCGAGGCCGGCTTCGTGGCTGGCGTCGAGGGGAACAAGGTTCGCCTCTCCGCGAATGCGGATGTCGCCGTGACCCTGGAGGAGGAAAAATCCGGACGGCCCGTGGTCCTCTGATGCCTCTCGAGGCGGTCGCATCGGCTGCCTCGATAAGGCTTCGTGCTGACGACCCGCAGCAGCGATTTCGAACTCCATATTGGTCAGGACATCTCGATCGGCTATCCGGGCCGCTCCAGCACGATGGTTGAGCTCTATCTGTGGGAATCGTATACGTTTCCGATGCTGACGTCAGAAGCCGCTGTCGTCCTGGCGCCGGTGAGCCCATGACCGCTTCGTCCGCACATCATGTCGTCATCGTCGGGGCCGGCTTCGGCGGCCTCGAAGCGGCGCGCGATCTCGCAGGCGCGCCGGTGCGCATGACCGTCATCGACCGGCGTAATCATCACCTGTTCCAGCCTTTGCTCTACCAGGTGGCGGTTGCTTCGCTCGCGACATCGGAGATCGCCTGGCCGATCCGCTCTCTGCTGCACCGGTACAAGAACGTCACGACGCTGCTGGGGAGCGTCGTTGGCGTGAAGGTCCAAGAGAAGGAGGTTTTGCTGGACGGCGAGCCGCCGATCGCCTTCGACACCCTGATTCTGGCGACCGGCGCGCGCCATGCCTATTTCGGCCATGATGAATGGGAACCCTATGCGCCCGGCCTGAAGACCCTCGAGGATGCAACCAAAATCAGGCGTCGCATTCTGTCGGCCTTCGAGCAGGCCGAGTGGGAAACGGATGAGGCCCGGCGCGCCACATTCCTCACCTTCGTGATCATCGGCGCAGGTCCGACTGGCGTGGAGCTCGCCGGCACGATCGCCGAGCTCGCCCGAGATACGCTGCACGGCGATTTTCGCAATTTCGATACCCATAGCGCGCGTGTCGTCCTCATCGAAGCCGGCCCGCGCATCCTCGCCGGCTTCAGCGAGGATCTGTCGGCTTATGCCCACCAGGCGCTGATGCGTCTCGGGGTCGAGATCAAGCTCGGGCACGCTGTCTCAAAATGCGGCGAGGATGGTGTCGAGCTCGGCGAAGAGTTTCTCCCGGCAAAGACGATTTTGTGGGCCGCGGGCGTCGCGGCTTCGCCGGCGGCCGATTGGCTGAACGCGCCCGCTGACCGGGCCGGGCGGGTTCTCGTGGAGGGCGACCTCGCCCTCCCGGGACATCCGGACATCTTTGTGATCGGCGATACCGCCCATGTCGCAGCAGTGGATGGAAAGCTTGTTCCCGGCGTCGCGCCGGCGGCCAAACAGGGGGGCCGCTATGTCGCCGCGGTGATCAAGGCCCGGTTGAGCAACGGAAGCGTGCCGCCGCCATTCCATTACAAGAACGCCGGCAATCTCGCGACGATTGGAAAGCGCGCGGCCATCGTCGATTTCGGCTGGATCAAGCTGAAAGGGCGCCTGGCCTGGTGGATGTGGGGCATCGCTCACATCTTCTTCCTGATCGGACTGCGCAACCGTCTCACCGTCGCCTTGAGCTGGCTGTGGATCTATATCAGCGGGCAGCGCAGCGCCCGCCTCATCACGCAAGGCCAAGCGAAGAAAGGTGAGGCACCGAATTAGAGTACGACGACCTTACTTCTGGCGTTAAACTGGGGAGAGCAGGCGGATGGACGCTTCTAGCGATCGCCGGCGGCGATATTCATAAGCCGATCTCGGACGCCAAGCAGGGTTTCGCACAGGCTTTCCAGCTCGCTGACCGAGAAGCCGGCTGCGAGTTCGGGCAGGTGCGCTGCCAGCCGGTCGCGCAGCACGCCGTTGAAGCGGGCCTCGCCAGCCGGTGAAACCACCAGACCGTTCTCCTGCTCGAACGCCGCGTTCCAGGCCACTGCCTCCTCCTGGGCTAAACCCGCCGGCAGATCGAGTTTCAGTGTTCCCTCGCTCAATCGCACGGGATAGCCGCCCGGCAAGCCGTTCGGCCCCGGGACATGGCCGCGCCACTCCCGGCCTGCCGCCATGGCGAGCAGCATCGGCACGCCGCTGGCGCCGGAAATCTCGATGACCGGCTCGGGCGTCAACTGGATGTCGGCGAAGCGCGCGAAGGCATCACCGACCTCACGGCCGTCGATCCAGACGCGCGGCGGCGTTCCACCCCGTTGCGCCGGCGGGCGTCGCCAGGCCGCGAGGTTTTGATAATGGGCGAGAACCTTGACCTCCGCGCCGGCGGGAACGGAAGCCGAGCCGGCGAAGACATTGGACAGGATGGCGACATTGCCCATGCCGCAGGCGACATCGTGGCCGAGCGCCGTGATGATGCTGTTGACGACATCCGGGAAGCTGCAGTTCACGAGTGTGACCGGCTTACCCGAGCGAGTGATCGCCGCCGCGACGCGAGCGCTGATCAGCGCCTGGAAGACGGCGGTCGCGCTCAGGCCGCCCTCAGCGACAAGGTTCGTCCAGGCATTGCCGCGCTGGGCAATGACCTGCGAGGTCTGGATCGAGGCGGCCTGCACCAGGATGCGCGGGCCGGTCGCGGCGAGCAATGCGTCGGCGGCGTCGGGCGCCAACAGGTCGATTGCATGCGTGTCGAAGCGCGCCGGCTTGCCGAACAGGGCGGCCCGGGCGTTGGCGGCCGTGCGCAGCCAGCGCAACCGTTCCTGATTGCGGCCGGCGATGGTGATGTGCACCGGCTCTTCCGCCGTCGCGGCGATGTCGAAGGCGATGCGCGCGGCAAAGCCGCCCGTGCCGGAGATCAGAATGTCGCAGGCGGCCATCTCAGCGCTCCACCAATGCGGCGCGGTCCCAGCAATCATCGAGCCGGGGCGAGAGCTTGTGCTTCATGATGCGCTGGCTTGCCGTGCGCTCGAACTCATCGACAAGGGCGATGTAGCGCGGGTTCTGATAGGGGGCGAGGCGACGGCCCAGCCAGTCCGACAGGGTCGCGGGATCAAGGATCGCGCCCTCGCGCGGCTTGACGAAC harbors:
- a CDS encoding DUF2171 domain-containing protein; this translates as MKDSVKENMEVIGADGVRVGTVDHFEGGRIKLKMSDSYGKHEGHHHYIEAGFVAGVEGNKVRLSANADVAVTLEEEKSGRPVVL
- a CDS encoding NAD(P)/FAD-dependent oxidoreductase; the protein is MTASSAHHVVIVGAGFGGLEAARDLAGAPVRMTVIDRRNHHLFQPLLYQVAVASLATSEIAWPIRSLLHRYKNVTTLLGSVVGVKVQEKEVLLDGEPPIAFDTLILATGARHAYFGHDEWEPYAPGLKTLEDATKIRRRILSAFEQAEWETDEARRATFLTFVIIGAGPTGVELAGTIAELARDTLHGDFRNFDTHSARVVLIEAGPRILAGFSEDLSAYAHQALMRLGVEIKLGHAVSKCGEDGVELGEEFLPAKTILWAAGVAASPAADWLNAPADRAGRVLVEGDLALPGHPDIFVIGDTAHVAAVDGKLVPGVAPAAKQGGRYVAAVIKARLSNGSVPPPFHYKNAGNLATIGKRAAIVDFGWIKLKGRLAWWMWGIAHIFFLIGLRNRLTVALSWLWIYISGQRSARLITQGQAKKGEAPN
- the pabB gene encoding aminodeoxychorismate synthase component I, whose protein sequence is MPLSIQTILSSRQPFVLLEDRLAGSAPARLYCDPVEIVSCVHGDDVPAALRRIEDGLARGLHAAGFLAYELGYAFEPRLVASMPSNRALPLLWFGLFREPLEVAPVELDRHFAGLAPPLPLGLVQPGLDASAHAARLGRVLDYLQAGDAYQINLTFPVDFRYDGEPLALYAALRASQPVSHGGIVAFEDATILSVSPELFLEVESGRATTRPMKGTASRLGEPVADRVAMTALQADPKQRAENLMIVDLLRNDLGRISVLGSVAVPSLFKVETYPTFHTLTSTVTSSLQPGLSLEELMRAAFPCGSITGAPKLRAMQIIREIEDGPRDVYTGAIGAIAPNGDLRFNVAIRTAAIFPDGAGRYGVGGGIVADSEAASEYTEALLKARVLTDLAEDYGLIETLRWSSETGFARLQLHLDRLDRSASALGFHFDRHDAQARLDSLAATFDTQDDRRIRLELRRDGVLDVAAPVLAEEPERRLGVIVAADRTDAADPFLRHKTTRRRLFEAAYAAALMQGADEAIFLNRAGFVTESARSTIFVERGGILLTPPLSDGVLPGVLRQSLIESGEAIEQQLVFDDLARAERWFLGNSLRGLRHAQLGNL